One window of candidate division KSB1 bacterium genomic DNA carries:
- a CDS encoding RNA methyltransferase, whose translation MISKNQIKYYTSLKKKKVRELERKFIVEGLRLCEEIFNSEYEFEKLIYCPAKISSERANRFIEKCKGAGIPNEEADTKSLKQVSDTVHSQGILGIVNMQHFCLEQLMANSPKHLIALDNINDPGNLGTIIRSASWFGANGVLLSQNSVEFTNPKVVRASMGSLFHLPILQQLDLYKELCKLSELGYSLLVADTGGDIEFTQADFSHKWILVFGNEISGVSEEIKGIASGILNIPRKGRGESLNVAVSAGIILAETLRANKN comes from the coding sequence TTGATTTCAAAAAACCAAATAAAATATTACACTTCCCTGAAGAAAAAAAAAGTTCGAGAACTGGAACGAAAATTCATTGTGGAAGGGTTGCGGCTGTGTGAGGAAATTTTTAATTCGGAATATGAATTTGAGAAACTAATCTATTGTCCTGCCAAAATTTCCTCAGAGCGAGCCAATCGCTTCATTGAAAAATGTAAAGGCGCCGGAATACCGAACGAAGAAGCCGACACGAAGTCATTGAAGCAGGTTTCCGACACCGTGCATTCCCAGGGGATTTTGGGGATAGTTAACATGCAGCATTTTTGTCTTGAGCAGCTTATGGCCAACTCTCCTAAACATCTGATTGCTTTAGACAATATAAATGACCCTGGAAATTTAGGCACCATCATTCGCTCGGCAAGCTGGTTTGGCGCCAACGGCGTTTTATTAAGCCAAAATTCAGTTGAATTTACAAACCCCAAAGTCGTACGAGCAAGTATGGGGAGTCTGTTTCATCTGCCGATTCTGCAGCAGCTCGACCTCTACAAAGAACTGTGCAAGCTAAGTGAACTTGGGTATTCTTTACTTGTCGCAGATACCGGCGGGGACATTGAATTTACCCAGGCTGATTTTAGCCACAAATGGATCCTTGTTTTTGGCAACGAAATTTCAGGCGTCAGTGAAGAAATCAAGGGTATTGCTTCGGGCATTCTAAACATCCCTCGCAAAGGCAGGGGTGAGTCTCTAAATGTGGCGGTATCCGCCGGAATCATTTTAGCCGA
- a CDS encoding PTS sugar transporter subunit IIA, translated as MRLTDILSENRIKIPLANTEKEKIIEEMVGVIADSVKLENKAEILKAVLDREAVMSTGVGDEVAIPHGKTESLNEIIAALGITKDPIDFNSLDDKPVRLVWLLIGPQDKTGPHLKALSRISRLMYKKEFRERLIQTKTPKDAIEVIDSEETKYFES; from the coding sequence GACTAACGGATATTCTGAGTGAGAATCGAATTAAGATTCCTCTTGCCAATACCGAAAAGGAAAAAATTATCGAAGAAATGGTAGGGGTTATCGCTGATTCCGTTAAGCTCGAAAATAAAGCTGAAATCCTGAAAGCCGTCCTGGATCGGGAAGCAGTGATGAGCACCGGCGTCGGCGATGAAGTTGCGATCCCGCATGGAAAAACAGAAAGCCTGAACGAAATTATCGCTGCGCTCGGGATTACTAAAGACCCAATCGATTTCAATTCTTTGGACGATAAACCGGTGCGGTTGGTTTGGCTGTTGATTGGACCCCAGGACAAAACCGGTCCGCATTTAAAGGCGCTGAGCCGGATTTCCAGACTCATGTATAAGAAAGAATTCAGAGAACGTTTAATTCAAACAAAAACCCCAAAAGATGCCATCGAGGTCATTGATTCAGAAGAAACAAAGTACTTTGAATCTTAA